In Mytilus trossulus isolate FHL-02 chromosome 10, PNRI_Mtr1.1.1.hap1, whole genome shotgun sequence, the DNA window TTTTAAGTGGTGAATCAGACATCACAATTGCTATACCGATCGTAAACAAGATGAAACTACAAAACGACAATCCAGTAGCTATAATAAGACTGACTGTAACTTTGTAGCGGCCAATGTTACAGCACCCACTATTGAATGGTTGTTCTTCTTCCGCATTATGTTTCATTTCGCTACAGTCtgcttttcttcttttttctttttcatattgtttatgtattaattgCAATATCTTCCAATAACGGTAAGCACAGTATATGAAGCATAAAAGTCCAAACATACCTATCATTCCCGAATACAATCCAGCGGAAAGTATGCTTCTGTACTGCTTAAGTGTTGTACACTGCGTGCCATTTAACAGTGTGCTTTTTATTTCAACCTGTTCAATCCCAATAATAACGAATATTGGAATTGATATCAATAAGGAACTTATGATGACTAAAGTACAAATTAACCGATGTTTAAAAGAAGTAGATTTCAATCTCATCCAACTGATTAGCTTACGACATGAACATGGCCCGGAGTAAGTGCCTAATAATGTACTATAGATCTTTCGGTATCTTTCGTGTGCAATAACCGTTAAAATCAACCACGAAGACGTGATTGTTGTGTGACCTATATATCGAGCAAGCTTACAAAGAGCATTTGATGTCATAGAATGATTTAAGCGAATAGTGACCGTCTCGAATGGCATAACTACAAGACATGTTATTAAGTCGACAACAGAGAGCCAGGTAACTAATGTTCGAACATGGAACCTTTCGTGCATATCTTTCACTCGCACGTACACCAATATTGTATGGACATTACCAACTGATCCAATtaaagacaaacatatcataaatgaaaattcaaaccaACGTCTTATAAATTCGTTATATTCAAAATCTCCAAGCGATGTTGACGTCACAGGCATTGATGTTGAAGTATTTAGATGTGATGCAGCTAATATACTTGAGTAATTGACCTCTTTGAATTTGAATACGACAAAGGCTGTAGTTTCCTCCATATCAATACTCAGATTTAATtctgaaatgtaaaatttgtCCGCATAAGAAAAAGGGAGAAAGTGTGACACTGTATTAATTAAATAGGTTCCGTATGTTTAACTTGTTACGTTAATTAACACCTGTGACACAATCTTATAATTTGCGGAAGTAAGTTGTGTGTTAACTGCGAAAaagcataaatattcaaatacaaattagtcaatattttcataactttcaTAAACGTCACGCTCTAAAATTAAAtgttagtgtttttttttcttattttgataaaagaaaaagtttttttttcataaattataagGAAAGCCATATAttagaataaaagaaaaatttgaaTCCGAAATTACAAACCTTGCGTCTGACTTGATAGACCACACTGAACATTGAAAGCTTAATCAAAACAATCTGTTTCCTTGTAACTCTACGTGGTTACGTGCTGCTCTATCCTTTACCCGCATCATTTGTGCATTTAATTCCGTGTTTGTTTCCAGGAAAGATAAAAAGTTTTCGAGTGAAACAATTTGAAGTATACTAAAACTAAATTATGAAGGCGTCATTTAACAGTAAACATTTGTCaatgtcagatatttttttatcttgattttatttaattgatcaGTGCATATTTGAGATACAGTTAGGTACAGTTAAGTCAGCCTCATaccttgacttacatctagaaatagacaatgagggtcggttgaaaacttaactttacgacaaaagaatTCAGCTTTCCAGTTgggaactttccatttctaagtagcaacattccagcagcacctgtatACGGGAACATCTCCCCCAATTGCTACGATATTCCtctgcttgtatttcctattatgattttcttgatatagGATTGCTGCTCATAAGGAAGATATTAAACCAAGatttccaaatggtgaagttgaaccatcccttcgtaaatttaacGGACGCTTTGGTACATGTGTACTCACAATGAATAGTTAGACAATTCAGAATAACAGTTGAGTAAGATAACACATAACCactgaaattattattttaacgtGCATCAATAAGGTTTCTATAGTTTACTGTACAATTATACAGGtacatttgtaaacagtaaGACCAGGGAAATGCATAGAAAGTCAATCATAACTCTTTAGAACTACATTCGACATGTGGAACCCCTAAAAAGGTTTGTTAATGTGATACATCAAGAGACTTCCAattttatttacctttatttccaACACGAAATGAAgggttaattattttttcaagaattcttttaatacatgtatctcctCTTTCATTATACAttgaaaaacattatatttgaaCTTCAATAAATAGCCTAAGGGTGTTAATCCAAACCTGATGTATGTCCAATTTAAGAAACTTATCTATGTCGTCATTTTTGTGGCGTTGCTAAAGCCGTGTGACGGACAGATTGTGTTGCTGCTATGCTGTTTTTGTGTGCTGTCCTTGGCTGATTTGCGTGTTCGTTGTTATTCTGTGGTTAGCATGTCGACATGAcctattgttttaataatttctgtatttctgtaatttctgtgtcctgaatgtttttttacatttgtttttactgtatacctgtcatgtaatgttgtcattttagtggtATATTTCACATTGGCATAAACGTGTACgatgattataattttatacgccagatgcgcgttctgtctacatcagactcatcggtgacgttAAGATCCAAATAGTTAtgaagcaaaacaagtacaatgttggagagcattgaggacccaaaattccaaatggGTGTGCCAAAAAAGTAGGGTAATCTAATCGTGGGATTGTGTTTCACTAATAGCTGATGTTGTTCCTTCGTGTTTAGtatgtaacccggatttgttttctcccAATCGATGTAtaactttcgaacagcggtatattactaTGGCCTTCATTTAGTCCCCTCTATTCTACATGATATTTAATTAGGCCATTTATAACGTTatcatttgtacatgttgtattcAAACTAAAAACgttcaaaaagtattcaaatatgaaaaacaataagaaaaacatcTACTTATTTTTATCGAGAAGATTTACATATAAAACTTACAAAAGCATGTCCTTGTATttgaatgtttaattttaattgatcTTACCGTTTTAATTTCTGAATCTATATAATTATCTTCGTCATTTCGTAAATTGAAGAAACCTAAACAAGACAAGTTTACCGGGGGGATGTAATCAGCTTGCAGGATCCGTATCAACTCAATTAACAGGAGCAGTACTACAATGAACAAAGTTACAATGAAACAATTGAATATTTAACAActgataaattattaaattacgGTTCTCGCTATGTATCGGTTACACATTCAGTCGGCAAAATGTTATCCCCAAGATGGTACTAAGAATAAAAACTTTGAAGCTCTTGATAACATGTTGctggtttaaattatttgtaatttgaaaACTCGACCATTTAGTTTGAAAACTCGACCATTTAGTTTGAAAACTTATCCATTAAGTTTGAAAAAAGGTCAACATTAAATTCATACTATACAATGTGATGaagatgtatattttt includes these proteins:
- the LOC134686142 gene encoding uncharacterized protein LOC134686142, which produces MEETTAFVVFKFKEVNYSSILAASHLNTSTSMPVTSTSLGDFEYNEFIRRWFEFSFMICLSLIGSVGNVHTILVYVRVKDMHERFHVRTLVTWLSVVDLITCLVVMPFETVTIRLNHSMTSNALCKLARYIGHTTITSSWLILTVIAHERYRKIYSTLLGTYSGPCSCRKLISWMRLKSTSFKHRLICTLVIISSLLISIPIFVIIGIEQVEIKSTLLNGTQCTTLKQYRSILSAGLYSGMIGMFGLLCFIYCAYRYWKILQLIHKQYEKEKRRKADCSEMKHNAEEEQPFNSGCCNIGRYKVTVSLIIATGLSFCSFILFTIGIAIVMSDSPLKNHTSNAVLMRSLFINNAFNPVSYFIFDDKFRCACRKLYMKQK